In Amaranthus tricolor cultivar Red isolate AtriRed21 chromosome 5, ASM2621246v1, whole genome shotgun sequence, a genomic segment contains:
- the LOC130813051 gene encoding nuclear transport factor 2-like isoform X2 has translation MAAPAIQEPSVYIAPPAEVVGNAFARQYYTILQQSPSLVYRFYQDVSKLGRTGDNGVMNSTTTMDAINEKIQSYGSLRADLKFVDAQESYNGGVIVLVTGFMVNDDDSRRGFTQTFFLAPQDKGYFVLNDIFRYVEGDFQHIENPHNEIQDNGIAPNTASQEKLPVQENHINRDSNGEVFHPHDNGDVSVEAVEEVVEEEPVVEEELVAEVIDEAPSPPTASQDVEADVKVVADSPNDSQVSKKSYASIVMKDTPVLAPSPNYSKAMPRVQERKTQVTPTPVALVPPSNTDVLEDENNHEPEGDSHSIYVKNLPLNVTPAVVEEAFKSFGKIKSNGIQIRLNKGFCFGFVEFEEAGAVHSAIEASPIPIGGRDVVVEEKKSPSFRGLNRGRYPPGRGGGFNKSEGSRGRGTYGGGRGYSRGEFRNDFGNRGGGRGYYNRSEGFNRNDQTGFGGGRANRGGGSGIANSRAQRVPAQS, from the exons ATGGCAGCACCTGCGATTCAGGAACCTTCCGTTTACATTGCTCCTCCTGCTGAAGTT GTTGGTAATGCGTTCGCTAGGCAATATTATACAATACTTCAGCAATCTCCGTCTCTTGTCTATCGGTTTTATCAGGATGTCAGTAAGCTTGGTCGTACAGGAGATAATGGTGTTATGAACTCTACAACTACCATGGAT GCTATAAATGAGAAGATACAGTCATATGGAAGTTTGAGGGCAGATCTGAAGTTTGTTGATGCGCAAGAATCCTATAACGGAGGAGTGATTGTTCTTGTGACTGGATTTATGgttaatgatgatgattcaaGACGGGGATTCACTCAGACATTTTTTCTGGCTCCTCAAGACAAAGGTTATTTTGTCTTAAATGACATATTCAGATATGTGGAGGGTGATTTTCAGCATATTGAAAATCCGCATAATGAAATACAGGATAATGGTATAGCACCGAATACAGCCAGTCAAG AAAAGCTACCAGTTCAAGAGAATCACATTAATAGAGATTCCAATGGAGAAGTTTTCCATCCTCATGACAATGGTGATGTTTCAGTTGAGGCAGTTGAGGAAGTGGTGGAAGAAGAGCCAGTTGTAGAAGAAGAGCTTGTCGCAGAGGTTATTGATGAAGCTCCAAGTCCGCCTACTGCATCACAGGATGTTGAAGCAGATGTCAAAGTTGTTGCTGACTCTCCGAATGACTCACAAGTGTCAAAAAAATCTTATGCTTCAATT GTCATGAAGGATACTCCTGTCCTCGCACCATCCCCCAACTATTCGAAAGCCATGCCTAGAGTTCAAGAGCGAAAGACGCAAGTCACTCCCACTCCTGTGGCCCTGGTCCCACCTTCAAATACTGATGTGCTTGAGGACGAAAATAACCATGAGCCTGAAG GTGATAGTCACTCAATTTATGTCAAGAACCTGCCTCTTAATGTCACTCCTGCTGTGGTTGAGGAAGCGTTTAAGAGTTTTggtaaaattaaaagtaatggtATCCAAATTCGACTTAACAAG GGTTTTTGTTTTGGGTTTGTGGAATTTGAAGAGGCTGGTGCTGTACACAGTGCTATAGAG GCTTCACCCATTCCTATTGGTGGGCGCGATGTTGTGGTTGAGGAAAAGAAGTCCCCTAGTTTCCGAG GGCTTAACCGAGGACGATATCCTCCTGGAAGAGGAGGTGGATTCAACAAAAGCGAGGGAAGCAGAGGTCGTGGAACTTATGGGGGAGGTAGAGGGTATAGCCGGGGGGAGTTCCGAAACGACTTTGGAAACAGGGGTGGTGGTCGAGGATATTATAATCGTAGTGAAGGGTTTAACAGGAATGATCAAACTGGGTTTGGAGGTGGGCGTGCGAACCGTGGTGGTGGATCTGGTATTGCGAATTCAAGGGCACAAAGGGTACCTGCACAGTCTTGA
- the LOC130813051 gene encoding nuclear transport factor 2-like isoform X1 translates to MAAPAIQEPSVYIAPPAEVVGNAFARQYYTILQQSPSLVYRFYQDVSKLGRTGDNGVMNSTTTMDAINEKIQSYGSLRADLKFVDAQESYNGGVIVLVTGFMVNDDDSRRGFTQTFFLAPQDKGYFVLNDIFRYVEGDFQHIENPHNEIQDNGIAPNTASQVEKLPVQENHINRDSNGEVFHPHDNGDVSVEAVEEVVEEEPVVEEELVAEVIDEAPSPPTASQDVEADVKVVADSPNDSQVSKKSYASIVMKDTPVLAPSPNYSKAMPRVQERKTQVTPTPVALVPPSNTDVLEDENNHEPEGDSHSIYVKNLPLNVTPAVVEEAFKSFGKIKSNGIQIRLNKGFCFGFVEFEEAGAVHSAIEASPIPIGGRDVVVEEKKSPSFRGLNRGRYPPGRGGGFNKSEGSRGRGTYGGGRGYSRGEFRNDFGNRGGGRGYYNRSEGFNRNDQTGFGGGRANRGGGSGIANSRAQRVPAQS, encoded by the exons ATGGCAGCACCTGCGATTCAGGAACCTTCCGTTTACATTGCTCCTCCTGCTGAAGTT GTTGGTAATGCGTTCGCTAGGCAATATTATACAATACTTCAGCAATCTCCGTCTCTTGTCTATCGGTTTTATCAGGATGTCAGTAAGCTTGGTCGTACAGGAGATAATGGTGTTATGAACTCTACAACTACCATGGAT GCTATAAATGAGAAGATACAGTCATATGGAAGTTTGAGGGCAGATCTGAAGTTTGTTGATGCGCAAGAATCCTATAACGGAGGAGTGATTGTTCTTGTGACTGGATTTATGgttaatgatgatgattcaaGACGGGGATTCACTCAGACATTTTTTCTGGCTCCTCAAGACAAAGGTTATTTTGTCTTAAATGACATATTCAGATATGTGGAGGGTGATTTTCAGCATATTGAAAATCCGCATAATGAAATACAGGATAATGGTATAGCACCGAATACAGCCAGTCAAG TAGAAAAGCTACCAGTTCAAGAGAATCACATTAATAGAGATTCCAATGGAGAAGTTTTCCATCCTCATGACAATGGTGATGTTTCAGTTGAGGCAGTTGAGGAAGTGGTGGAAGAAGAGCCAGTTGTAGAAGAAGAGCTTGTCGCAGAGGTTATTGATGAAGCTCCAAGTCCGCCTACTGCATCACAGGATGTTGAAGCAGATGTCAAAGTTGTTGCTGACTCTCCGAATGACTCACAAGTGTCAAAAAAATCTTATGCTTCAATT GTCATGAAGGATACTCCTGTCCTCGCACCATCCCCCAACTATTCGAAAGCCATGCCTAGAGTTCAAGAGCGAAAGACGCAAGTCACTCCCACTCCTGTGGCCCTGGTCCCACCTTCAAATACTGATGTGCTTGAGGACGAAAATAACCATGAGCCTGAAG GTGATAGTCACTCAATTTATGTCAAGAACCTGCCTCTTAATGTCACTCCTGCTGTGGTTGAGGAAGCGTTTAAGAGTTTTggtaaaattaaaagtaatggtATCCAAATTCGACTTAACAAG GGTTTTTGTTTTGGGTTTGTGGAATTTGAAGAGGCTGGTGCTGTACACAGTGCTATAGAG GCTTCACCCATTCCTATTGGTGGGCGCGATGTTGTGGTTGAGGAAAAGAAGTCCCCTAGTTTCCGAG GGCTTAACCGAGGACGATATCCTCCTGGAAGAGGAGGTGGATTCAACAAAAGCGAGGGAAGCAGAGGTCGTGGAACTTATGGGGGAGGTAGAGGGTATAGCCGGGGGGAGTTCCGAAACGACTTTGGAAACAGGGGTGGTGGTCGAGGATATTATAATCGTAGTGAAGGGTTTAACAGGAATGATCAAACTGGGTTTGGAGGTGGGCGTGCGAACCGTGGTGGTGGATCTGGTATTGCGAATTCAAGGGCACAAAGGGTACCTGCACAGTCTTGA
- the LOC130813052 gene encoding galacturonosyltransferase 8 — translation MARHVVSVITFKLLASSIAVVVTIFFTLSLFFTENPQHSSIATSGYSPQLLGGGSFRRSVLALKSDPLKSRVDQIKKQADDHRNLVLAYASYARKLKLENSKMLRIFADLSRNYTDLLNKPTYRALFESDALSIDEYMLRQFEKEVKERIKMTRQVIVEAKESFDNQLKIQKLKDTIFGLNEQLTKAKKQGAFSSLIAAKSIPKSLHCLSMRLMEERVLQPEKYSDEGKAPIPELEDPNLYHYAIFSDNVVAASVVLNSAVKNAKDPTKHVFHVVTDRMNLGAMQVMMKMKDYSGAHIEVKAYEDYTFLNSSYVPVLKQLESANLQKFYFENKLENATKDTNNMKFRNPKYLSMLNHLRFYLPEMYPKLHRILFLDDDIVVQKDLTGLWEIDMDGKVNGAVETCFGSFHRYAQYMNFSHPLIKEKFNPKACAWAYGMNFFDLDAWRKEGCTEQYHYWQNMNENRTLWKLGTLPPGLITFYSTTKPLDKSWHVLGLGYNPSISWDEIRNAAVVHFNGNMKPWLDIAMGQFKPLWTKYVDNENEYVQGCNFAL, via the exons ATGGCGAGGCATGTAGTGTCGGTTATCACCTTCAAACTCCTCGCTTCTTCGATCGCCGTCGTTGTTACTATTTTTTTCACACTTTCGCTTTTCTTCACTGAAAATCCTCAGCATTCGTCTATTGCCACCTCT GGTTACAGTCCTCAGTTACTTGGTGGCGGATCTTTTCGGAGGTCAGTGCTAGCACTGAAATCAGATCCTTTGAAGTCACGGGTTGATCAGATCAAAAAACAAGCCGATGATCACCGAAATCTTGTTCTGGCGTATGCATCATATGCTAGGAAACTAAAACTTGAGAACTCTAAGATGTTGCGAATCTTTGCTGATCTTTCTCGGAACTATACGGATCTCCTTAACAAGCCTACTTATCGAGCTTTATTTGAGTCTGATGCTCTCTCAATAGATGAATATATGCTACGACAGTTCGAGAAGGAAGTGAAGGAGCGAATTAAGATGACTAGGCAAGTGATTGTGGAAGCTAAAGAGTCTTTTGATAATCAGCTTAAGATTCAGAAGCTTAAGGACACAATTTTTGGGTTGAATGAGCAGTTAACCAAGGCTAAGAAACAAGGGGCATTTTCAAGCTTGATTGCTGCAAAGTCCATACCGAAAAGCTTGCACTGCTTGTCTATGAGGCTGATGGAGGAGCGTGTTTTGCAGCCAGAGAAGTATTCTGATGAGGGCAAAGCTCCAATCCCTGAGTTGGAAGACCCTAACCTTTATCATTATGCAATATTTTCGGATAATGTAGTTGCAGCTTCTGTGGTGTTGAATTCTGCAGTGAAGAATGCTAAGGACCCTACCAAACATGTGTTTCATGTTGTGACAGACAGGATGAATTTGGGGGCAATGCAGGttatgatgaagatgaaggactATAGTGGAGCACACATTGAGGTGAAGGCATATGAGGATTACACATTCTTAAATTCATCTTATGTGCCGGTTTTAAAACAGCTTGAGTCTGCAAACTTGcagaaattttattttgagaataagCTTGAGAATGCAACAAAGGATACTAATAACATGAAGTTTAGGAACCCAAAGTACTTGTCCATGTTAAACCATTTGAGGTTTTATTTGCCTGAAATGTATCCGAAACTGCATCGGATTCTGTTTTTGGATGATGATATTGTTGTGCAGAAGGATTTGACTGGGCTATGGGAGATAGATATGGATGGGAAAGTAAATGGAGCAGTTGAAACATGCTTTGGGTCATTTCATAGATATGCGCAGTACATGAACTTCTCACATCCCCTGATCAAGGAGAAGTTCAATCCAAAAGCATGTGCGTGGGCATATGGTATGAACTTCTTTGATCTGGATGCGTGGAGAAAGGAAGGTTGCACTGAGCAATACCACTACTGGCAGAACATG AATGAAAACCGAACATTATGGAAACTTGGGACCCTACCCCCAGGTCTGATCACTTTCTATTCAACAACAAAACCACTCGATAAATCATGGCATGTTCTTGGTCTCGGTTACAATCCAAGCATAAGCTGGGATGAAATTCGTAATGCTGCTGTTGTGCACTTCAATGGAAACATGAAGCCTTGGCTCGACATTGCCATGGGCCAATTTAAACCACTTTGGACAAAGTATGTCGATAATGAGAATGAGTATGTCCAGGGTTGCAACTTTGCTCTCTAA
- the LOC130813054 gene encoding fructokinase-2, with product MASIVSFGEMLIDLVPDEAGVSLAESAGFIKAPGGAPANVACAIAKLGGTSAFIGKVGDDEFGKMLVDILEKNGVITKGVCFDKEARTALAFVTLKKNGEREFMFYRNPSADMLLKASELNLDMIKQAKVFHYGSISLITEPCRSAHLAAIKAAKQARVLLSYDPNLRISLWPSAEEAREGILSIWNQADIIKVSDEEVEFLTQGDKNKEEEVNTLWFDGLKLLLVTDGEKGCRYFTKDFKGSVKGFAVKTIDTTGAGDSFVGSFLYSLAKDTSILQDESKLKEALTLSNACGALATTQKGAIPALPTLSQAQDLIKQGN from the exons atggcGTCAATAGTTTCTTTTGGAGAGATGTTAATTGATTTGGTACCGGATGAAGCCGGTGTTTCGTTGGCCGAGTCTGCTGGTTTTATAAAAGCTCCCGGTGGTGCACCCGCCAATGTTGCCTGTGCCATTGCCAAACTTGGTGGTACATCCGCCTTCATTGGAAAG gTTGGAGACGATGAATTTGGGAAGATGCTAGTAGATATACTAGAAAAAAATGGTGTAATAACAAAAGGAGTATGTTTTGACAAGGAAGCGCGAACAGCTTTAGCATTTGTAACATTAAAGAAGAATGGTGAAAGAGAATTTATGTTTTATAGGAATCCAAGTGCTGATATGCTGCTCAAAGCTTCAGAACTAAATCTTGACATGATTAAACAAGCAAAAGTGTTTCATTATGGTTCTATTAGTTTGATCACTGAACCTTGTCGATCAGCTCACTTGGCAGCCATAAAGGCGGCCAAGCAAGCTAGGGTTCTACTCTCATATGACCCCAATCTTAGGATTTCTCTCTGGCCATCCGCTGAGGAGGCCAGAGAGGGAATTCTAAGTATTTGGAATCAGGCGGATATCATCAAG GTGAGTGATGAAGAGGTTGAATTTTTAACACAAGGAGATAAGAACAAGGAAGAAGAGGTCAACACTTTATGGTTTGATGGTCTTAAACTTCTGCTCGTCACTGATGGTGAAAAAGGTTGCAGATATTTCACTAag GATTTTAAAGGGTCTGTAAAAGGCTTTGCTGTGAAGACTATTGATACAACAGGTGCTGGTGATTCATTTGTGGGCTCCTTCCTCTATTCCCTTGCCAAAGATACTTCAATTTTGcag gaTGAAAGCAAGTTAAAGGAGGCTTTAACACTGTCGAATGCTTGTGGAGCCCTAGCAACTACTCAAAAGGGTGCCATTCCTGCTCTCCCAACTCTTTCTCAAGCTCAAGATCTCATCAAACAAGGAAACTAA
- the LOC130813053 gene encoding uncharacterized protein LOC130813053 has protein sequence MTEYYFQSTNSSTKMIKNKNKFFDFTFIFSFMFSHPIYFSYLIFFSPCLFKLVSFLSPLFFTTFLLFLALLTTLIPLNSIINSKEGVLISAYNTLLENSHPKLGEDGRSENVEEFEVFKVVFEIPIIEVREENPMGNGKFGENLIEFEKFVENPIDNGEFGVNPIEVEKFEENPIENGEFGENPIKVMKYEVNPIEVEKFEENPIENGEFGGNPIEVMKFEEYPIDFFEEKCFQEGKTTGDKCESLTMEEKKVDTKPKKVKKEEMVIKQESIIKRWESNGIEEVYKTPKSTSLRLDDDKKFTNSFSQIGMGSFGSMRKEKEWRRTLACKLFEERHNGSCNNLNVNGGRSEEGMDLLWESHEIESNKVKSKEGETKKNSKSRDKIEDLMMVNDDEDEYYDDNGKFCCLQALKISAGKMNLSMGMKFSKAFKGIGFLQSHVKKQTKRGYK, from the coding sequence atgacagAATATTACTTCCAAAGCACCAATTCTTCCACAAAAATGATCAAGAACAAGAATAAATTCTttgattttacttttattttttcctttatgTTCTCTCATCCAATTTACTTTTCTTACTTAATCTTCTTCTCCCCTTGCCTCTTCAAGTTAGTGTCTTTTCTTTCTCCTCTGTTTTTCActacttttcttctttttcttgctCTACTTACAACTCTTATTcctcttaattctattattaattCCAAAGAGGGTGTGTTGATTTCTGCTTATAATACTCTTTTGGAGAATTCACATCCAAAATTGGGTGAAGATGGAAGATCAGAGAATGTTGAGGAGTTTGAAGTTTTTAAAGTTGTCTTTGAAATCCCCATTATTGAGGTAAGGGAAGAAAACCCAATGGGAAATGGTAAATTTGGAGAAAACCTTATTGAATTTGAGAAATTTGTAGAAAACCCAATTGACAATGGTGAATTTGGAGTAAACCCAATTGAAGTTGAGAAGTTTGAAGAAAACCCAATTGAAAATGGTGAATTTGGAGAAAACCCAATTAAAGTTATGAAATATGAAGTGAACCCAATTGAGGTTGAGAAATTTGAAGAAAACCCAATTGAAAATGGTGAATTTGGAGGTAACCCAATTGAAGTTATGAAATTTGAAGAATACCCAATTGATTTTTTTGAGGAAAAATGTTTCCAAGAGGGAAAAACAACAGGGGATAAGTGTGAAAGTTTGACTATGGAGGAAAAAAAAGTGGACACAAAACCCAAGAAGGTAAAAAAAGAGGAAATGGTGATTAAACAAGAGTCAATAATTAAAAGATGGGAATCCAATGGAATTGAAGAGGTTTATAAAACACCAAAAAGTACTTCTTTGAGGTTAGATGATGATAAAAAATTTACTAATTCATTTTCACAAATTGGTATGGGTAGTTTTGGGTCtatgaggaaggaaaaagaatgGAGACGAACATTAGCTTGTAAGCTTTTTGAAGAGAGGCATAATGGAAGTTGCAATAACTTGAATGTTAATGGTGGTAGAAGTGAAGAAGGGATGGATTTGCTATGGGAAAGTCATGAAATTGAGTCAAACAAGGTAAAGTCAAAGGAGGGAGAAACTAAGAAGAATAGTAAATCAAGAGATAAAATTGAAGATTTAATGATGgtaaatgatgatgaagatgaatatTATGATGATAATGGTAAGTTTTGTTGTTTACAAGCTTTGAAAATATCAGCAGGGAAAATGAATTTGAGTATGGGAATGAAATTTTCCAAAGCTTTTAAGGGGATTGGATTCTTGCAAAGTCATGTGAAGAAGCAAACAAAAAGAGggtacaaataa
- the LOC130813056 gene encoding wound-induced basic protein has product MIYDVNSPLFRSFLSQKGGASEKRKNEEQKPKEQRPKASENKPVMNE; this is encoded by the exons ATGATTTACGACGTGAATTCGCCTCTCTTCAGATCCTTCCTTAGTCAGAAGGGTGGAGCTTCTGAGAAGAG GAAAAACGAGGAACAAAAACCCAAGGAGCAGAGACCTAAAGCAAGTGAGAACAAGCCTGTCATGAACGAGTAA